One window of the Onychostoma macrolepis isolate SWU-2019 chromosome 21, ASM1243209v1, whole genome shotgun sequence genome contains the following:
- the myorg gene encoding myogenesis-regulating glycosidase produces MYQVVPGGAGGTITDGMPIKKIDKDSRPLVGAGVIGAILVIAAVTAWCYYIASLRKADLLKTELLDLNKDGFLIRNQAGGIVLKMGFRSGTLDLDSCSKEGVILRCSHSFAGKVNFFIMTVKPKETVVCYRVRWEELESDRPVEHAMSYNESHWYGGAETAVQHWPIAISGQQAPKPFVTSDVYSNRHDFGGILERYWLSSNATAIKINDSVPFHLGWNDTEKTMYFQARYQDSPYKPAPGRPPFAELSYRVCVGPDVTSIHKVMVRRYFPKPNKVPAKEMFQHPIWSTWALHKTDINQEKFLTYAENIRKHGFNCSHLELDDRYTSQYGEFEFDTQKFPNASAMFQKLKADGFLVSLWTHPFVNYDSANFGPCVQKGLFVMEPTGQLPALVKWWNGIGGILDFTNPEARNWFTSHLRSLRHKYGVSSFKLDAGETNYLPWQFRTRVHLPDPSTFTRRYTEMAIPFNEHAELRSGYSSQNISCFFRLIDRDSVWGYELGLKSLIPTVLTISILGYQFILPDMIGGNAYPNRTDGNGKLPDRELYIRWLELSAFMPSMQFSIPPWEYDDEVVAIAQRFTELHETLVAPRVIELAGEVLDTGDPIIRPLWWIATSDETAYRVDSQFLIGDDLMVAPVLEPGKQERDIYLPAGRWKSYKGERFDNKEPIHLTDYPVDLDEIAYFEWVQ; encoded by the exons ATGTACCAAGTAGTCCCAGGAGGCGCAGGAGGAACAATTACTGATGGCATGCCCATCAAGAAGATAGACAAGGACAGTCGCCCTCTGGTGGGGGCTGGAGTTATAGGTGCGATTCTGGTGATTGCAGCAGTGACTGCATGGTGCTACTATATTGCCTCCCTTCGTAAAGCTGACCTGCTGAAGACCGAATTGCTTGATCTGAATAAGGATGGCTTTCTCATCCGCAACCAGGCTGGGGGGATTGTCCTGAAGATGGGCTTTAG ATCTGGTACCCTTGATCTTGACTCCTGCTCAAAGGAGGGAGTGATCCTTCGCTGCTCGCATTCGTTTGCTGGCAAGGTGAACTTCTTCATTATGACAGTGAAACCAAAGGAGACGGTGGTGTGTTACCGTGTGCGTTGGGAAGAGTTGGAGTCAGACCGACCTGTGGAACACGCCATGTCCTACAATGAATCGCACTGGTATGGTGGTGCTGAGACTGCTGTTCAGCATTGGCCTATCGCCATCTCAGGTCAGCAGGCACCCAAACCTTTTGTCACTAGTGACGTGTACTCCAATCGCCATGACTTCGGTGGCATCCTGGAGCGCTACTGGCTTTCGTCTAATGCAACTGCAATTAAAATCAATGACTCTGTGCCCTTCCACCTGGGCTGGAATGATACAGAGAAAACCATGTACTTCCAGGCACGATATCAGGACAGTCCATACAAACCTGCACCTGGAAGACCTCCCTTTGCTGAACTTAGTTACAGAGTCTGCGTTGGCCCAGATGTGACCTCCATCCACAAGGTCATGGTTCGTCGATACTTCCCCAAACCCAACAAAGTCCCTGCCAAGGAAATGTTCCAGCACCCAATATGGTCAACCTGGGCTTTACATAAGACTGACATCAACCAGGAAAAGTTTTTAACTTATGCAGAGAATATACGCAAACATGGTTTTAACTGTAGCCACTTAGAACTTGATGATCGTTATACTAGTCAATACGGGGAGTTTGAATTTGACACACAGAAGTTCCCAAATGCTTCTGCTATGTTTCAAAAGCTCAAGGCAGATGGCTTCCTGGTATCCCTGTGGACGCATCCCTTTGTGAATTATGATTCTGCCAATTTTGGGCCATGTGTACAGAAAGGCCTGTTCGTGATGGAGCCAACAGGCCAACTTCCTGCATTGGTTAAGTGGTGGAATGGCATTGGTGGAATCCTTGATTTTACCAATCCAGAAGCTCGCAACTGGTTCACGTCCCATCTTCGCTCTTTACGCCACAAATATGGCGTTTCTTCCTTCAAGTTGGATGCAGGCGAGACCAACTACTTGCCCTGGCAGTTCAGAACTCGAGTCCACCTCCCTGACCCAAGCACCTTCACTCGCCGCTACACTGAAATGGCCATTCCTTTCAACGAACACGCTGAACTTCGGTCTGGCTACAGCTCTCAGAATATCTCCTGTTTTTTCCGGCTAATTGACCGGGATTCTGTGTGGGGCTATGAACTTGGCCTCAAGTCCCTGATCCCAACCGTCCTCACCATCAGCATCCTGGGCTACCAGTTCATCTTGCCAGACATGATTGGAGGCAATGCCTATCCCAACCGTACTGATGGAAACGGCAAGCTACCAGACCGTGAGCTCTATATTCGGTGGCTGGAGCTGTCTGCTTTTATGCCCTCCATGCAGTTCTCTATTCCTCCATGGGAGTACGATGATGAAGTGGTGGCTATCGCTCAACGGTTCACTGAACTACATGAGACACTGGTGGCTCCCAGGGTCATAGAACTGGCTGGAGAAGTTCTGGACACTGGGGACCCCATAATTCGCCCATTATGGTGGATCGCCACCAGTGATGAAACGGCTTATAGAGTTGACTCACAGTTTTTGATAGGAGATGACTTGATGGTGGCACCAGTACTGGAGCCGGGCAAGCAAGAAAGGGATATCTATTTACCAGCTGGACGCTGGAAAAGCTACAAAGGAGAACGATTTGACAACAAAGAGCCAATACACCTAACAGATTATCCAGTTGATCTTGATGAAATTGCTTACTTTGAATGGGTTCAGTGA